A segment of the Streptomyces sp. NBC_00376 genome:
CCCATCTGACCGTCGAGCCGATGCCCTTCACCGGGTAGGAGACGTTCCCCACCGGTACGGAGGCGAACTCGGACGAGGCCGGGGAGAAGCCGCGCATCGCCTGGGCGAGCTCCAGCAGCTGCTCCGTACCGAACCCCTTGTCGGCCCGGACCGAGCGCAGCATCGTCGAGGCGACGTCCTGGAACTTCACCGGGTTCAGCAGCACACCGCTGCTGGTCGCCCGTGCGATCAGCGACGCGAGGAACTTCTGCTGGCGCTGCATCCGTCCCAGGTCGGCGGCCCCGTCGATGTGCCGGGAGCGTACGTACTGGAGGGCCTGCCCGCCGTCCAGTTCATGGGTGCCCGCGGCGAGATCGAGACCGGTGTACGAGTCCTTCAGCGGCCGGGTCGTGCAGATCTGCACGCCGCCCAGGGTGTCCACGGTCTTCATGAAGCTGGTGAAGTCGACCTCCAGATAGTGGTCGACCTTGACGCCCGTCATGTGCTCGACGGTCCGCAAGGTCAGATTCGGACCGCCCTCGGCATAGGCCGCGTTCAGCTTCAGCGGGTGCGCGGAGTGCCGCACACCGGTGTTCCGGTCGGTGTGCTCGGGGATCTCGGCGTAGCTGTCGCGGGGCAGCGAGACGATGCTCGCGCGCTTCTTGTCCGCCGACAGATGCACCAGCATGACCGTGTCGGTGCAGTGGCATGGTGCACCGCCCAGCCGGTACTTCTGCTTCTCCTCCGGGGTGATCCGGTCGCGGCCGTCGGTGCCCACGAGCAGCAGGTTCATGCCGGTCCCGGCGCGTGGCCGGTTCTTCATGTCCTTGAACGGATCGATCCGGTCGATCCCGGTCTCCAGATTGGTCACCACCGCATGACCGACCCCGCCGGCCCCCAGCACCAGCACGGAGAGACCGGTCGCCATCCGCATGCCCCAGCGTGGGCGTTCGTCCTGCTTTCTGGACCTGCGCCGGGGCGGAACCGCATGGGAACGCGAGGGACTGGGGGAGCGGTGGGGTGTGGGCACGGGGGAGACCTCCGCGGTGCGAGGGGACCGTTCGCACAGTAGGTCCATATGATCAAAGGTCCGGTGCGCGACCCGGCGGGGCGCCCCGGCATCCCCCATTCGCGGTAACGTGGCGGCCGAATAACGCCGCCCGGTGGGGTGCGAACCCCCGGCGCCACCCGAGGACCACCCGAGGACCACCATGCCTGCCGCGCAGTACCCCGCCGTCTCCGTGATCATGCCGGTGCTCGACGAGGAACGTCACCTCAGGAACTCCGTCCGGCACATCCTGGAGCAGGAGTACGCGGGTGAGATGGAGGTGGTCATCGCACTGGGCCCCTCCACGGACCGCACCGACGAGATCGCCGCGGAGCTGGTGCGCGAGGACCCCCGGGTCCACACCGTCCCCAATCCGACCGGCCGCACCCCGGCAGCCCTCAACGCCGCGATCAAGGCCTCCCGTCACCCCATAGTGGTGCGGGTCGACGGACATGGCATGCTCTCGCCGAACTACATCGCGACCGCCGTCCGCCTCCTGGAGGAGACCGGCGCGCAGAACGTGGGCGGCATCATGCACGCCGAGGGCGAGAACGCCTGGGAGGACGCCGTCGCCGCGGCCATGACGTCGAAGATCGGCGTCGGCAACGCGGCCTTCCACACCGGGGGCCAGGCCGGCCCGGCGGAGACCGTCTACCTCGGCGTCTTCCGCCGCGAGGCGCTGGAGAAGGCGGACGGCTACAACGTGGAGTTCATCCGGGCCCAGGACTGGGAGCTGAACTTCCGCATCCGCGAGGCGGGCGGCCTGATCTGGTTCTCGCCCGAACTGAAGGTGCAGTACCGGCCGCGCCCCTCCGTGCGGGCGCTGGCCAAGCAGTACAAGGACTACGGCCGCTGGCGCCACGTCGTCGCCCGCTACCACTCCGGCTCGATCAACCTGCGCTACCTGGCGCCGCCCACCGCCGTCTGCGCGATCGCGGCGGGCATCGTGGTCGGCGCGGCCGTCACCCCGTGGGCGTTCGTCGTTCCCGCCGGGTACGTCGCGGCGATCGTCGCCGGGTCCGTACCGGCGGGCAAGGGCCTGTCGCTGAAGGCGCGGGCCCAGATCCCGGTGGCCCTCGCGACCATGCACATGTCGTGGGGGTACGGCTTCCTGACCAGCCCCCGCTCGCTCGCGAAGAAGGTCATCGCCAGCCGCCGGCCGGCCGTCACCGTGTGACACCCGACGACACCGCGGGGGCCTTCCGATGTGCCGGAAGGCCCCCGCGGTGCGTTGTGCGCGGCGCGCTGTCAGCTGAAGCGCGCTACCAGCCGAAGCCGGGCTGGATGTCCATGCAGGCCGAGTCGTCGTCGCCGTTGAGCGCCCGTGCGCTGTCCGGGGTCTTCTCCTCGGCGGAGGGCGCGTGGTAGTCGCCGTCCTCGCGCCAGTCGGCTCCCACGGTCAGCGTGATGCCGGAGACGTCGGTCGACTTCTTCACCGCCGTCAGCGGGATGCCGAGCGCCTTGGCGACCGCCTGGGCGTTGCCCTCCATGTCCACGGTGGGGAAGAGGATCCCGGTCCGCTTCGCCGGCTCGGTGTTCTGCGAGTCGATCGTGGACTGGGTGTAGCCCTTCCCGGCCAGCAGGTCCTTGACCGCCGTCGCCCGGCCCTTGACCGGGTAGTCGACCTCGGTACGTGTCCCGTTGCGGACGGTCACCGGGGTCTCGGCGGGGGACGCGGTGGGCTTCTTGGCGGCGGCCGGCTTCTTGCGCTTGGCCGCCTTGCCGTCGAGCGGGACGTCGTCGCGGACCATCTGGAAGAGCTGCTCGGCGTCGCCGGGCTTGGGGAGCACCCGCTCCTTGAGCGTGCCCGTCCCGTAGACGTTCGGCATCGTCGTCATGGTGATGCGCTTGGTGGGCACCTTCTTGAGCTCCTCCGCGAGGTCGTAGAGCTTGTTGACCGAGCCGAGGCCGTTGTCGCCCTTGTCGACCGTCAGCGCGTTCGTCGCCGCCTCGGCGAGGTTCATCAGCTTGCCCGGGTCGGTGAGCTTGGTGCCCTTGCGCAGCTCACGGACCATCGAGTTCATGTACATGTGCTGGGCGTGGGTACGGCCGAGGTCGGTGCCGTCCTCGAAGCCGTAGCGGGTGCGCAGCCACTGGAGGGCCTGCTTGCCCTTGATCTTCGTGGTGCCCTTCTCCAGCTTCAGCCCGGAGCCCTTGCCGGTGCTGGTGTGCGAGTAGACGTTGCCCTTGACGCAGACCGGGACGCCGCCGATCGCGTCCGCCATCGAGATCACACCGGAGAAGTCGATCATCATGAAGTGGTCGATGGTGATGCCGGTGAGCTCATACCAGGTGGCCACCGAGCAACCGGGACCGCCGCGGCCGAGCGTCTCGTTGGTCATCTCCAGACCGGTGGTCGCGGGGTAGACCTTCTTCGTCTCCGGGTCGGTGCACTTCGGGATCTTCAGCATGGTGTCGCGCGGCATGCTGATCACCGACATGTTGCTGCGGTCGGCGGAGAGGTGGAGCAGCATCTGCACGTCGGCCAGGGGCGGTGCACCGAAGGTGTCCTTGGCCCCGCCGAGCTTCTGGTTCTCCTTGGAGTCCCGCGCGTCCGAGCCTATGAGCAGGATGTTCATCGGGGTCTGACCGGCGGCGTTGGCCTTGTGATCGGCCATCTTCTTGTCGCCGAGGGTCAGATCGGCCTTCTTGAGATTGCCGTTCAGGTGCTCGATGTATAGGTAACCGGCGCCGGCGCCGCCGATTATGAGCAGCGCGGTCACCGACGCGACCCAGCGCAGCACCCGGCGTTTGCCCTTCTTGCCGTGCCGCTTCGGGCCACCGCGCCGGTGCCCACTCTCCGCCGGGGCGGCCCGGCGGCCACCTCCGCCGGAGCCCGGCTCCTCTTCCGGCGCCTCCGTGTGGAGACCGCCGTCCCGGCCGGGTCGACCGGCCTGCCGGACGCGTGGCCGCGTCCCTTCCCCGGGCGTACCGCTCCGTGCCACCAGGACCCCCCTGCTGCTCAGACTCGTTGTTCCGCGCAGTGACCCGGTGTCACTTGGCGCACTCTGCCTTGTCGGCGTTTGCTTGCTGGATGTCGGCCGGCACCTTTGCCGGCCCGGTGATGGGTGTGCCCGCGCCCTTGAAGTCGTCCCCCAACGTCAGCACCATCGCCTGGAGCCCTTCGGCATCCGTGGTGCCCTGCTTCATGGCCGAGCCGGGCAGGCCCATCATGGCGGCCAGGGCGCGGGCCTGGTCCGCCTGGTTCGGCGCGTACTCCAGCGTCGTCTTCTTGACCTTCGCCGGGGCGTTCGCCTTGTTGGTGGACTTGAGGACGCCCTGCTCGTTCTGCAGCCAGACGACCGTCGCCTGCGCGGCACCGGGGACCTTGCCGCCGTTGTACACATCGACGCGTACGTCGCCCGCGGCGGCCTTGGAGCCCTTGAGGAGTGCGTCCTGCTTGCTCTTCGCGGCCTTCTTCTTCGACTTCACCTCGGTCAGTGAGGTGTCGTCGCGCATCATCGCGAACAGCGCGTCGGCCTTGGGCGGGTTCAGTACGACGGTGACCGGTGTCTTCTCGGCCGGGTTGTCTAGCACCGGCACCGTGGTGAAGGTGATGTTCTTCGTGTTGACCTTGCCGAGCTCCTGGGCCAGCGAGGCCAGCTTCTTCCCCGTGCCGATGCCGGTGTCGACGGTGAGTGCCTTGGTCGCCGCGTCCGCCAGCTTGTACAGCTTGGGCAAGCTGGTCAGAGTGTCGTCCGACTGCATCTGCCGGATCATCGAGGCGATGAACTGCTGCTGGATCTTGATCCGGTCCAGGTCGCCATGGTTGCCGAAACTGTGCCGGGTCCGTACGAACGCCAGGGCGTCCTCGCCCTGGATGCGGTGCTCACCGGCCGGCAGGTCCAGGTGCGAGTCCGGGTCCTTGACCGGCTTGGCCAGGCAGATCTCGACCCCGCCGACCGCCGTGGACAGCTCCTTCACCGCGTTGAAGTCGACCATCATGAAGTGGTCGACCTTCAGGCCGGTGATCTCCTTGACCGTGTCCATGGTGCAGCCGGCGTTACGGCCCTCCTGGCCGAGGCTCTGGTTGAAGCGGACGTTCTGCGTACCCGGGACGACCTTGTCCGAGCCGTCCGGCTGCCTGGTCTTGCAGTCCGGGATGTCGGTGATCAGGTCGCGCGGGATGCTCAGCGCCGTCGCGTTGGTGCGGTCCTCGGAGACGTGGAAGAGGATGTTGGTGTCGGCGTGGCCCACGCTGCCCTTGTCGCCGTAGCCCTCGTTGCCCTTGCCGGTGCGCTTGTCGGTGCCGATGATCAGGATGTTGATCGGGGCGTCGTTGTCGAAGACGTTCTTGTTGCCGGACCCGCCGATGTCGACCGTGTTCAGGTTGCCGTTGAAGTGCTGGTACAGCGCGTACCCGCCCACCGACAGGCCGACCAGCACGAAGGCCATCGTGCCGCCCGTCCACAGCAGCGCCTTCTTGCGGCGGGCCTTGGGGGCCTTGCGGCTGCGGCGGCCCGCCGGACCGGAACTCTCCTGGCCGCGCGTGCCGTTGGCCGAACGGCGGCTGCGCTGCCCCGGCACCTCGGGCTTCGAACCCGTCCCCTGGCCGTTGCCGGCCGGATTCCGGCGCTCGCCCCCGCCGTCACGGGAGGCGCTTCTACGTCCGCCGCCACTGTCACGGGCCGACGACCCTCTGTTATTGGGGACACGTGGGCGGGAAGTACGGGAAGACTCTCCCGAATCCCCTCCGGAATGATTCAGTCGCAGTTCGTAATCGCCGGTTTGCGGGTTGAGTACCCACTGGTCTGCGGGGTCGATTCCGTCCGCCCGCCCACGGCTTTGCGCATCCACGGTTGCTTGAGTCCTCCGTCGGTGCCACGCGAGGCGCCTCCCCCGATCAGGCGCTCGATCTTTCGCTCCAGAAGTGCGCGGCCAGGAGGCCGGCAGCACCGGATCGCGTCACACTATCGGCCCAGTTCGGCGTCGAGCGACGTGCGTGACAAATTCCACGGTCCTTACAACTGGTCATACTGCTCATTACACGCCGATCACCGGCTTCTGTTTGGGAATTGCTTTACTGCTTGCACAGGTCCGCCGCTGCGTTGTTGCCCGAATAGGTCGGCGTGGGAGTGGGGCCGGAAGCATCCGGGGTATCGGCCGCGGCATTGTTTTTCCCGTTGTTCTTCTCGTCGTCATGTTTGAGCCGGTCCGCCGGGACCACGGCGACCGGATCGTCGTCGCGGAGTCGCTTGAAGAGCCGGTTCGCGTCGGGCTGTACGAGTTCGTCCCGGTTCCGGTTGGCGGCGTACGGCTGCCGGGGCACCGTCAGGAACTGCACCTTGTCGGTCGGTACGTCGCGCATGCCGCGTACCA
Coding sequences within it:
- a CDS encoding LCP family protein: MDLLCERSPRTAEVSPVPTPHRSPSPSRSHAVPPRRRSRKQDERPRWGMRMATGLSVLVLGAGGVGHAVVTNLETGIDRIDPFKDMKNRPRAGTGMNLLLVGTDGRDRITPEEKQKYRLGGAPCHCTDTVMLVHLSADKKRASIVSLPRDSYAEIPEHTDRNTGVRHSAHPLKLNAAYAEGGPNLTLRTVEHMTGVKVDHYLEVDFTSFMKTVDTLGGVQICTTRPLKDSYTGLDLAAGTHELDGGQALQYVRSRHIDGAADLGRMQRQQKFLASLIARATSSGVLLNPVKFQDVASTMLRSVRADKGFGTEQLLELAQAMRGFSPASSEFASVPVGNVSYPVKGIGSTVRWDEAKSKKLFRALREDKPLAPARPEEPKAQTVDVAPRQVRVQVYNGTPKDGLGKTVDAALRATGFDTTRAPLNGELHALKRTLISYDPRWDRSARSLAAALPGAELRPVRGQGATMRVTAGADFETVRRVRAEERDPGEFGTVTGDQVACP
- a CDS encoding glycosyltransferase family 2 protein, with amino-acid sequence MPAAQYPAVSVIMPVLDEERHLRNSVRHILEQEYAGEMEVVIALGPSTDRTDEIAAELVREDPRVHTVPNPTGRTPAALNAAIKASRHPIVVRVDGHGMLSPNYIATAVRLLEETGAQNVGGIMHAEGENAWEDAVAAAMTSKIGVGNAAFHTGGQAGPAETVYLGVFRREALEKADGYNVEFIRAQDWELNFRIREAGGLIWFSPELKVQYRPRPSVRALAKQYKDYGRWRHVVARYHSGSINLRYLAPPTAVCAIAAGIVVGAAVTPWAFVVPAGYVAAIVAGSVPAGKGLSLKARAQIPVALATMHMSWGYGFLTSPRSLAKKVIASRRPAVTV
- a CDS encoding LCP family protein; this translates as MARSGTPGEGTRPRVRQAGRPGRDGGLHTEAPEEEPGSGGGGRRAAPAESGHRRGGPKRHGKKGKRRVLRWVASVTALLIIGGAGAGYLYIEHLNGNLKKADLTLGDKKMADHKANAAGQTPMNILLIGSDARDSKENQKLGGAKDTFGAPPLADVQMLLHLSADRSNMSVISMPRDTMLKIPKCTDPETKKVYPATTGLEMTNETLGRGGPGCSVATWYELTGITIDHFMMIDFSGVISMADAIGGVPVCVKGNVYSHTSTGKGSGLKLEKGTTKIKGKQALQWLRTRYGFEDGTDLGRTHAQHMYMNSMVRELRKGTKLTDPGKLMNLAEAATNALTVDKGDNGLGSVNKLYDLAEELKKVPTKRITMTTMPNVYGTGTLKERVLPKPGDAEQLFQMVRDDVPLDGKAAKRKKPAAAKKPTASPAETPVTVRNGTRTEVDYPVKGRATAVKDLLAGKGYTQSTIDSQNTEPAKRTGILFPTVDMEGNAQAVAKALGIPLTAVKKSTDVSGITLTVGADWREDGDYHAPSAEEKTPDSARALNGDDDSACMDIQPGFGW
- a CDS encoding LCP family protein, producing the protein MDAQSRGRADGIDPADQWVLNPQTGDYELRLNHSGGDSGESSRTSRPRVPNNRGSSARDSGGGRRSASRDGGGERRNPAGNGQGTGSKPEVPGQRSRRSANGTRGQESSGPAGRRSRKAPKARRKKALLWTGGTMAFVLVGLSVGGYALYQHFNGNLNTVDIGGSGNKNVFDNDAPINILIIGTDKRTGKGNEGYGDKGSVGHADTNILFHVSEDRTNATALSIPRDLITDIPDCKTRQPDGSDKVVPGTQNVRFNQSLGQEGRNAGCTMDTVKEITGLKVDHFMMVDFNAVKELSTAVGGVEICLAKPVKDPDSHLDLPAGEHRIQGEDALAFVRTRHSFGNHGDLDRIKIQQQFIASMIRQMQSDDTLTSLPKLYKLADAATKALTVDTGIGTGKKLASLAQELGKVNTKNITFTTVPVLDNPAEKTPVTVVLNPPKADALFAMMRDDTSLTEVKSKKKAAKSKQDALLKGSKAAAGDVRVDVYNGGKVPGAAQATVVWLQNEQGVLKSTNKANAPAKVKKTTLEYAPNQADQARALAAMMGLPGSAMKQGTTDAEGLQAMVLTLGDDFKGAGTPITGPAKVPADIQQANADKAECAK